AATGTTAAAGTTAGAGCCTATGATAAACCACACATTGGCAGTCAGAAGGGACACTGCTATATTCACGATGCACACGTGACGCATGTATGATATCTCCGTCACAACCACCCGGGACCACACCGTGGCTTCAATGATCAGGCAAAGAACCAAGCTTAGGATTGAGACGCTGAGCCCAATGCAGGTGATATAGTCCAGAACTTTGTCAGTCATTGATTTGGGGGACATTAGAATGGAAAAAGACATCACTGTACTGGTGTAGTTACAGCGGCATTTCACTTCGTTCTTGATATCCAGTATCATTTGGCATGCTTTCTCATCCCATCTCCTTTTCTTGGAGTGCCAGCCAACACACTGGGCTCTGGCGTTGCGgcttttattgatcttttcaaaggtAAGTACGATTTCTTGCAACCTTTCTGGTAAAATCACTGATAGGACCAGACCATTTACCGGTCTGGGAAGACTCACATTTTGCAAGTGGGCTTCTCTCAGGACAGCTCCCAAGGTTGGGAAAGCTATGCTAATGGCTCGGGATGCATTTGGCCACAGCTTCCTTAGCTCTTGCCTGGGAATCTGTACCATTCCTAAGATATCTTCTGTGGTATTGTTTGTGCTCATGGAGAAATTGAGGCTCTTCTCTGAGGTATTATGGTTGATGTGAAACCCTTTTGTCTGAATGAAGAGTTCATTCACAATGTTCTCAGATTTATTGTGGATGTGGAGGTGCCGGGCAAACAAATTCACTGACTGCAACAAATCCGAACTGGCATTTTTGTTGGGAATGAAAGCCCAATTTGAAATGGCTGCCGTGTCCAGGATGTGGTTGGCCACTTCACTATAGCTCTGCAATGGAGAAAGGTAGAAAGGTGAACATTATACTAAGGATTTACACACTGTTGTACAAAGTTgatttctaaaatctgaaatttcTAAAGATCAAGTTACCCAATCTTATTTGGCATATTTCTCTTCAAATTCCCTATGTATTAGAATCCCACATTAGTAAGGccacacagagagaagaaaagtaaaataacgcaaaaaaaaaaaagaaaaaaaaaatcacaactaaGGTTTACCTGCTTTATTATTGCACCCAGGGCAGCATCTTCAGACTGCAGTGTGTGTAGAACTCAAGTTTCCCATTAGATTTTAATGATTGTTTAATGGAGGAGAGTGGAGGTATGTTCTCTGGTCATCCAAGCTTGATAAAGACTGCACACCCTGTCCCTATCTCCCCCTGCCTTACAAAGAATTCCAAAGTTCATTAGGACATTAAACGCTCTGACAAGTTGTGCCGTACAGAAATCTGCTTAATTTTGTTTAACTCAGAATTTCCAACAACTGATGTGCTACAGATCTCCCTTTTAAAAACGGAATCTCCATTAACATTTCTCAGAATGGTTATGTTCTACagcagtggtcctcaacctttttgacaccagggactagcttcatgaaagacaatttttccatggactctGGGCGGCggaggtggggatggtttcaggatgaagcTGTTGCaccttagatcatcaggcattagatttacctaaggagcacacaacctaccTCCATCTCATAGGCAGCTCATAATAGGGTCcctgcttctatgagaatctaatgctgcagctgatccaacaggaggcagagctcaggcggtaatgttCGCTCAccctccactcacctcctgctgtgcagcccagatCCTAAGAGGCCACAGCCCGGTACCAATCCACTGCCCGGGGGGTTGGGGACCCCCGTTCTAAAGAACATAGTTTTAGAAAGGTACACTCCATCTTGCTCACTGCCATCACTAGACTATgtgacattttcttgaaaatgtgaAGTGTATACAAAGATAGGTATTCACAATGTTTTAACTCCTTGAAAACTTTCATAAACTAGAATGAATCAATATCCCAAACTGAAGTGAAATGCCTGCTGTTGCTGTGATGGTTGCTGTCACTGTAGTGTTTGCCCTGGAAAGTACATTTGAAAgtattcaaatgaaaattttaagagaaacatcattttttaattattaacaaAGAATACCTTCATTTTCTCTCGAGTAACATCATCAGACAAGtctgtagaaatattttttaataactcCACTATAAATGCAATGTTTCCAGATGTCATTTCTGATGATTTCACAACATCAATGATGCAGGCATAATCAAGGGGGCAGTTCTTACGGATTCCTTGAGCTACACTCTCAATGGTCTCAGGAGCTCGAAAGTCTAGAATGTGCAGAGGTATAGATGCTGCTGCTACAGAAAGGCGAGATGCACCAGTTGAGTCCTGTTTAAAACAAATgtagtttcattaaaaaatgattaagtaCCTACCATGTGTCAGACTAAAGGAGCTAAAACACAAACAATCTACATGGGGAAGGCAGATGAAGAAGCAGAGTCTTAAAAAGTGGATTTGATGCAGAGCGGGGTGGAGAGGATACAGTGGGGTCAGAAAGAGGCAGAGGATTTCGCTTGAATTAGCAGAGACCAGGATATTGACCTTTACTATTGGAATTTGCTTTCAGGACATTGATTTTTAACTCAAGCATTATAACAAGATAATTTTcgacagagaagggaaagaagagccACATGGAATTCCATGGGGGAGTGGATTTGGGAGGTTGGCAGGTCAAACACAGAACGCTAAGGAATTACAATTTTGGACTTTAGAATTTACTAGTGAGAAGAGGTGATTTGCTCATTTTCTGATTCTTTTACCTAGACTCACTCAGAATGTGACTTTGAATAAGGAAAAGCAgtgatttatttcctttcattcactTTTGAGTGTGACCAGAGTTGCAAGGACTTCTATGTGATTACCTAGGCTAAGTGACAGAGAAGCCAGCTGCAATCCCCTTGTAAAACCTctgttaaaattttagaaaatgcagaGATCCATGTTCTTCCATGGGATTGCAGGGGAGGTAGAAGATAACAGTTGCTACATGGAAGGATACAAAAGAGATTTTAACTTTAACTGGATGTGTATGCATTCAATTTCTGTTCCTCTAGATAGAGCACACATCTCTCCTCTCTTTTGGTCAAGAGATTGAAAGTATTAAAAAGAGATATcaaggcccggcacagtggctcacgcctgtaatctcagcactttgggagtaccaggcgggcagatcacaagatcaagagatggacatcatcctggccaacatggtgaaatcccatctctactaaaaatacaaaaattagctggacgtggtggcaggtgcctgtagtcccatctccttgggaggctgaggcagaagaatcgcttgaactgaggaggcggaggctgcagtgagctgagattgcaccgctgcactccagcctggaggcagagcaagactccatttcaaaaacaaaaaagagatatcaaaataaatttgattttagaCACATTTAGTTGATTAACTGATTGTCACAAGAGGCATACAAACCCACC
Above is a genomic segment from Piliocolobus tephrosceles isolate RC106 chromosome 5, ASM277652v3, whole genome shotgun sequence containing:
- the ADGRF4 gene encoding adhesion G protein-coupled receptor F4, with the translated sequence MKMKSQASMICCLMFFLSTECSHYRSKIHLKAGDKLQSPEGKPKTGRIQEKCYGPCISSSNCSQPCAKDFRGEIGFTCNQKKWQKSTETCTSLSVEKLFKDSTGASRLSVAAASIPLHILDFRAPETIESVAQGIRKNCPLDYACIIDVVKSSEMTSGNIAFIVELLKNISTDLSDDVTREKMKSYSEVANHILDTAAISNWAFIPNKNASSDLLQSVNLFARHLHIHNKSENIVNELFIQTKGFHINHNTSEKSLNFSMSTNNTTEDILGMVQIPRQELRKLWPNASRAISIAFPTLGAVLREAHLQNVSLPRPVNGLVLSVILPERLQEIVLTFEKINKSRNARAQCVGWHSKKRRWDEKACQMILDIKNEVKCRCNYTSTVMSFSILMSPKSMTDKVLDYITCIGLSVSILSLVLCLIIEATVWSRVVVTEISYMRHVCIVNIAVSLLTANVWFIIGSNFNIKAQDYNVCVAVTFFSHFFYLSLFFWMLFKALLIIYGILVIFRRMMKSRMMVIGFAIGYGCPLIIAVTTVAITEPGNGYMRPEACWLNWDNTKALLAFAIPALVIVAVNLIVVLVVAVNTQRPSIGSSKSQDVAIIMRISKNVAILTPLLGLTWGFGIATLIEGTSLMFHIIFALLNAFQGFFILLFGTIMDHKIRDALRMRMSSLKGKSRAAENASLSPTNGSKLMNRQG